A part of Hippea maritima DSM 10411 genomic DNA contains:
- a CDS encoding ArsR/SmtB family transcription factor, producing the protein MKNFEAYEFKSQLVKALAHPLRLAICEYLLEVKQPKCVNHIAGKFNKNQSVISKHLSILQQVGIVKLEKEGVFTRYTLTNPKTIQMLITTINELARQNAKANSKLAESL; encoded by the coding sequence ATGAAAAACTTTGAAGCTTATGAATTTAAATCGCAGCTGGTTAAGGCGCTTGCCCACCCCTTGCGCCTTGCCATCTGCGAATATTTATTAGAAGTAAAACAACCAAAGTGCGTAAACCATATAGCGGGTAAATTCAACAAAAATCAATCCGTAATATCAAAACATTTATCTATACTGCAACAGGTAGGGATAGTAAAATTAGAAAAAGAAGGCGTCTTTACGCGCTACACCTTAACAAATCCAAAAACAATACAAATGCTTATAACAACTATTAACGAACTTGCAAGACAGAACGCCAAGGCAAACTCAAAACTTGCAGAATCCCTTTAA
- the folP gene encoding dihydropteroate synthase yields MIELLRIDDLDRAKAELRKIGVDRIAIGLMDKKAVCYAVRVFGCKFYHANILKQEALSLGVDAAVEKDVITAKTQITDCLIMGDAKRLIKLAEKLKNQNFEFLRELSEQLKKALSGVLEGGFVWKFKDRVFELKNNYLIMGILNVTPDSFSDGGEFNSLDAALKRTEQLIQEGADIIDVGGESTRPGSEFVSLDEELRRVVPVVEAIKERFDVLVSVDTYKSKVAEEVLNRGVEIINDISGLDFDDKLLDVLSNSDCGIVEMHIKGTPKDMQKNPTYEHLLGEINDKFEEILSKLKSSNVDEQRVVLDPGIGFGKRFEDNLSILNHIESFKVWGRPILIGTSRKSFIGAVLGIDNPQDRLFGTVASNVAAFIRGASIFRVHDVKAHKEALRIAKSIIDENF; encoded by the coding sequence ATGATAGAGCTGCTTAGGATAGATGATCTGGATAGGGCAAAAGCAGAGCTTAGAAAGATTGGGGTTGATAGAATAGCTATAGGTTTGATGGATAAAAAGGCGGTCTGTTATGCAGTTAGGGTGTTTGGATGTAAGTTTTACCATGCCAATATTTTAAAGCAGGAAGCCTTATCCTTGGGTGTAGATGCCGCAGTTGAGAAGGATGTTATAACGGCAAAAACCCAGATTACGGATTGTTTGATAATGGGTGATGCTAAAAGATTGATAAAGCTTGCAGAGAAATTAAAGAATCAAAATTTTGAGTTTTTACGCGAACTTTCAGAGCAGCTAAAGAAAGCTTTGAGCGGTGTCTTAGAAGGTGGGTTTGTTTGGAAATTTAAAGATAGGGTTTTTGAGTTAAAGAACAACTATCTAATAATGGGCATATTGAATGTAACGCCTGATTCCTTTTCCGATGGCGGTGAATTTAATAGCTTGGATGCAGCATTAAAAAGAACAGAACAATTAATACAAGAGGGTGCTGATATTATAGATGTTGGTGGAGAATCTACAAGACCAGGCAGTGAGTTTGTATCTTTGGATGAGGAACTTAGGCGTGTTGTACCTGTAGTTGAAGCTATAAAAGAGCGCTTTGATGTACTTGTGTCTGTTGATACATATAAATCAAAGGTTGCAGAAGAGGTTTTAAATAGGGGCGTTGAGATAATAAATGATATAAGCGGTCTAGATTTTGATGATAAGCTTTTGGATGTTTTGTCTAATAGTGATTGTGGTATAGTTGAGATGCACATCAAAGGTACACCCAAGGATATGCAGAAAAACCCTACCTATGAGCATCTTCTTGGTGAAATTAATGATAAATTTGAAGAAATTTTAAGCAAACTTAAGAGCTCCAATGTTGATGAGCAGAGGGTTGTGCTTGATCCGGGTATTGGTTTTGGTAAAAGGTTTGAGGATAATCTATCTATCTTAAACCATATAGAGTCATTTAAGGTTTGGGGCAGGCCTATTCTTATTGGCACATCAAGAAAGAGCTTTATAGGCGCTGTTTTAGGTATTGATAACCCGCAAGATAGACTGTTTGGTACAGTTGCTTCTAATGTTGCAGCATTTATTAGGGGAGCCTCAATTTTCAGGGTTCACGATGTTAAGGCTCATAAGGAGGCATTGAGGATTGCAAAATCCATAATAGATGAGAATTTTTAA
- a CDS encoding glycine cleavage system protein R, translating to MGKYFYALTVIGRDKPGIVAAISEVLYKKGISIEDSISTLLGDQFTMTLIVSSDTNYGVLELKKAFAKARKDLELSVSLRRIDKDEATTKEPENLYSVSVYGADRVGIVYEISKAFADNQINILDLRTRLTKGEPPMYVMILDVDLPKDMDEAVFKDILDNVSKKIDVDYSIRKVETYEL from the coding sequence ATGGGTAAGTATTTTTATGCCCTTACTGTTATAGGAAGAGACAAACCCGGTATAGTGGCTGCTATCTCTGAGGTTTTGTATAAAAAAGGAATCTCTATAGAAGACTCAATATCCACTTTACTTGGAGATCAATTCACTATGACGCTTATAGTATCATCGGATACTAACTACGGCGTGCTTGAGTTGAAAAAGGCCTTTGCAAAGGCAAGAAAGGATTTGGAGTTAAGCGTTTCACTAAGAAGGATAGATAAGGATGAGGCTACAACTAAGGAGCCTGAAAATTTATACAGTGTATCGGTCTATGGAGCTGATAGGGTGGGTATCGTTTATGAAATATCCAAGGCCTTTGCAGACAACCAGATAAATATACTGGATCTAAGAACCAGGCTGACAAAGGGTGAGCCTCCTATGTATGTTATGATTTTAGATGTGGATTTACCTAAGGATATGGATGAGGCTGTCTTTAAAGATATACTTGATAATGTGTCTAAAAAGATTGATGTTGATTACTCCATTAGAAAAGTCGAAACCTATGAGCTTTAG
- a CDS encoding OmpP1/FadL family transporter has translation MAFKKKLFSAAMAAGLVFGAANISNATNGYYMIATGAKSLGMAGAVVANPQDASTIIQNPAGIAWLRNTTFDIGAAAFVPKRKINGYDSDSNLYMIPSAGFAYNPMGCNCGTPHFVFGIGMYGVSGMGVDWYDKNGITSQLYKAWSNMAMMEMSVGGAYRVNDQLSIGFAPVFVYQAMGLEYDWKNGKVDSLDTTSAYGIGFDAGIVYKLNDMIQLGLVYKSERWMQKLEWNVSGSNNHYMIASNADKVKMKLNMPQQIALGINFRPIEPLRLEADVRWINYRHVMWEVPTTGMIRPTWNFHWHNQWVFAFGAEYQATKALTLRAGFNYAKSPIKDEDLVNNIVSPAIVETHATAGLSYSFTKNIGISMAYSHAFEHKQTGKDNGGQQPMTIKMHQDTVAFQLTYTF, from the coding sequence ATGGCTTTTAAGAAGAAGCTTTTTAGTGCGGCAATGGCTGCAGGTTTGGTTTTTGGTGCGGCTAATATCTCTAATGCAACAAACGGATATTACATGATAGCAACAGGTGCTAAATCGTTGGGCATGGCAGGTGCTGTTGTTGCAAACCCACAGGATGCATCAACGATTATTCAAAACCCAGCAGGTATAGCATGGCTAAGAAACACAACATTTGATATTGGTGCTGCAGCGTTTGTTCCAAAAAGAAAAATAAATGGTTATGATAGTGATTCTAATCTTTATATGATTCCATCAGCTGGTTTTGCTTACAATCCTATGGGTTGTAATTGTGGCACACCACACTTTGTCTTTGGTATAGGCATGTATGGTGTTTCAGGTATGGGTGTAGACTGGTATGATAAAAATGGGATTACCTCCCAGCTTTATAAAGCTTGGTCTAATATGGCTATGATGGAGATGTCCGTAGGTGGTGCTTATAGAGTAAACGACCAATTATCTATAGGTTTTGCTCCAGTTTTTGTTTATCAGGCTATGGGGCTTGAATATGATTGGAAGAATGGTAAAGTAGACTCTCTTGATACAACAAGTGCGTATGGAATTGGATTTGATGCTGGTATAGTTTATAAATTGAATGATATGATTCAGCTGGGTCTTGTTTATAAATCAGAAAGATGGATGCAAAAGTTGGAGTGGAATGTTAGTGGTAGCAACAATCATTATATGATAGCTTCAAATGCCGACAAGGTTAAAATGAAGCTTAATATGCCTCAGCAGATAGCTTTGGGTATCAACTTTAGGCCTATAGAACCCTTAAGGCTTGAGGCTGATGTTAGGTGGATTAATTACAGGCATGTTATGTGGGAGGTTCCAACAACTGGAATGATACGACCAACTTGGAATTTCCATTGGCACAATCAGTGGGTTTTTGCCTTTGGTGCTGAGTATCAGGCTACAAAGGCTCTAACACTCAGAGCTGGATTCAATTATGCAAAAAGTCCAATTAAGGATGAAGATTTGGTTAATAATATTGTTTCTCCCGCTATAGTTGAAACTCACGCAACTGCAGGACTTAGCTATTCATTTACTAAGAACATTGGGATATCTATGGCTTACTCTCATGCTTTTGAGCATAAACAAACGGGTAAAGATAATGGGGGACAACAACCTATGACTATTAAGATGCATCAAGATACAGTTGCATTCCAATTAACTTACACTTTCTAA
- a CDS encoding FmdE family protein → MELKDRFKVHREIVEGITTLDDTEKELLYSALNIHGHFCGGMPMGYLAGLASLKALGTTRELSMDKEVVVYVGDHHAGGCFADGVQFATGCTFGKGIMSKDPRGKWSYMLIDKKNKKAVKVTVKPEIMQAAFNAPFITKFRIKGIPPAEVDQDVAKAAFLGLFNKKFEEIVRVEGPFDYDPGKGGSCFNLAFCEKCGDAVAENYLRIEDGKKVCLDCFAYTNLIERK, encoded by the coding sequence ATGGAACTCAAAGACAGGTTCAAGGTTCACAGAGAGATAGTGGAAGGTATAACCACCTTAGATGACACAGAAAAAGAGCTTCTATATTCTGCACTAAACATTCACGGTCATTTCTGCGGTGGTATGCCGATGGGGTATCTGGCTGGTTTGGCTTCTCTAAAGGCTTTAGGCACAACAAGGGAACTCAGCATGGACAAAGAGGTTGTTGTCTATGTAGGCGATCACCATGCGGGCGGTTGTTTTGCAGATGGCGTTCAATTTGCCACAGGTTGCACTTTTGGAAAAGGCATTATGAGTAAAGACCCGCGCGGCAAATGGTCATACATGCTAATAGACAAAAAGAACAAAAAAGCGGTAAAGGTAACGGTAAAGCCAGAGATTATGCAAGCTGCATTTAATGCACCGTTTATAACAAAATTTAGAATCAAAGGTATTCCCCCCGCTGAGGTTGATCAGGATGTGGCAAAGGCTGCATTTTTAGGCCTGTTTAACAAAAAATTCGAAGAGATCGTGAGGGTTGAGGGACCTTTTGATTATGACCCGGGCAAAGGTGGATCCTGCTTCAATTTAGCATTTTGCGAAAAGTGTGGCGATGCCGTTGCTGAAAACTATTTAAGGATTGAAGATGGCAAGAAAGTATGTTTAGACTGCTTTGCCTACACCAACTTGATTGAGAGGAAATAA
- a CDS encoding NifB/NifX family molybdenum-iron cluster-binding protein: MKIAFPTNNLKTISSHTSLSKYFAVIEIKDGEITDRVAIKNPIPELAKQTQTEEPNRGLGAGRIIPQLLKGVDVFIANQIGDGMKSNLNAAGIKVIETQIKDIKTIIDEFMEV, translated from the coding sequence ATGAAAATCGCATTTCCAACAAATAACCTAAAAACAATCTCATCACATACATCCCTTAGCAAATACTTTGCCGTAATTGAGATAAAAGATGGGGAAATTACAGACAGGGTGGCCATAAAAAACCCCATACCAGAGCTTGCAAAGCAAACACAAACAGAGGAACCAAACAGAGGATTGGGTGCTGGCAGGATAATACCCCAATTACTAAAGGGGGTTGATGTGTTCATAGCCAATCAGATTGGAGACGGCATGAAATCAAACCTAAATGCTGCAGGTATAAAGGTTATAGAAACACAGATTAAAGACATAAAAACAATAATAGATGAGTTTATGGAGGTATGA
- a CDS encoding sulfite exporter TauE/SafE family protein, with protein sequence MTPTVSILGITFVIIWATSFLFAMLGLGGGMVYVPVMKWLGFDLKTVAIPLGLLLNGLNTGLAMIPFHKAKLIDYKGALPFALAAIIGAPLGAYTVQFIPTRIVLILFIIAVLTAAVKVFISTKAPDEDNLIEFKKRAIYGGLSGLLIGFVAGMLGIGGGFLAAPILMSMGYGAIRAAATTAYIVTFSSASGFLGHVAEGHFNLTTTAVLVAAVLLGSQFGARFTVKKAKPKTIKRIYVIILLLIAIKLTLGLFGIHFK encoded by the coding sequence ATGACACCAACGGTGTCTATTTTAGGCATAACATTTGTTATAATTTGGGCTACTTCGTTTCTCTTTGCTATGCTGGGGCTTGGCGGTGGTATGGTGTATGTGCCGGTAATGAAATGGCTCGGATTCGACCTAAAAACTGTCGCCATACCGCTTGGGCTTCTGCTCAACGGGCTCAACACAGGCCTTGCAATGATTCCGTTTCATAAAGCAAAGCTCATAGATTATAAAGGCGCCCTACCCTTTGCCTTGGCAGCCATTATTGGGGCGCCACTCGGTGCATATACAGTTCAATTTATACCTACACGCATCGTTTTAATATTATTTATCATAGCCGTATTAACAGCAGCTGTTAAGGTCTTTATCTCCACAAAAGCACCAGATGAGGATAACCTAATAGAGTTTAAAAAAAGAGCTATATACGGTGGTTTAAGCGGGCTTTTGATAGGATTTGTCGCTGGAATGCTGGGCATAGGTGGAGGTTTTTTAGCAGCACCCATTCTTATGAGTATGGGGTATGGTGCAATAAGGGCAGCCGCCACAACAGCATATATAGTAACTTTCTCATCGGCCAGCGGCTTCTTAGGACATGTAGCAGAAGGCCATTTTAATCTTACAACCACTGCTGTGCTTGTAGCAGCCGTTTTGCTTGGCTCACAATTTGGCGCCAGGTTTACAGTAAAAAAGGCAAAACCCAAGACAATCAAAAGAATTTATGTTATAATCCTTCTGCTTATCGCGATTAAGCTGACACTTGGATTGTTTGGGATACATTTTAAATGA